The DNA window TTTCTTCGCCTTTTCTCTCGCCAATCTGCAGCAGCCTGCAACTTTCACACAAATCGATAACTCTTCCACAAAAGCACTTTCAGCACAAGTTTTTAACTGCCCCAgtgtattttggttttttttttttgtattattgcCGTTTTGCATTCAATTACACTAGCACAATTAATTCCTTAATAGCTTGTCACTCGAAAAGTCCCTAAGtggcgaaaaaataaaaccgaatTAGAGGAGATTACAGGCGCAACTCTGGAAAAGAAGCAGGCCCAGACCAGACCCGCTTACACTTGCTTCGCGCAGCaagtacaaaaataaaatgaaattgaagAGCGCAGGCGAGCACAAACCACCAAGTAAAAAAGTGCTCTCTCTTAATACCCTTTCTGAAGATAACATCGCTCTTGCCAAATTTTAGGCACCCCCTTCGTACAGTTCTTTATACATCtttttcttcatttatttttgccaACGAATAGAATggaattttcttttagttcgtttattaataaattaatttttattatattcatttattatttaatgaaattaacaAAATATAGTTGAAAAACATCAAAATAACATTTGGTAATGCAAGTGTCTTCCTcattgcaaatatttgcagtgTATACACAGTTCGAGTaaacaaatttacaaatttcaaAGTGAGAGAGcaccaaaacaaaataaaatcaaagagCGGCGCAAAGAACACGGGAAAACACCCGTTGTGGTGCACGTTCGAGAAGAGTACAAGTGGGTGGCAAGTGCTGCCGGAAGAGAGCGGCTTGTGAGAGAGCGGGCGATGACGTCGCACGCTAGAATCGCAGCTGATTTAGCAACAATTTGCAGCCGGTTGCCCCGTGATAGACTTTTAGGCACATTAACACCGATGTCCGCACACACCCGCATTGGCGTGAACTATGTCAATGTGTCAGTTAAGTCGTTTGGATGATTCGGTGCTAGGGTGAAGTGGGGCCCCAGGGGCGAGTGTCCTGCAGCAAATGTCCTGCTTTCTTTGTCTTAAGAGAACACTTTCGGCGGCACTTCCGGCCGTAAAGGGTCTGCCGACTGATGTAGAATCGGAcccaaattcaaattcaatcaGAAAAAAAAGTTCTATACTTAATTTGCTAAAAAGCAGATACTGAAAAGAGGTTATTTAGGTTTTTTGAAGACGAAAGAAAAGAATATTTAGGACGAATATTAATTAACCCTACGTCACTAGTAGCAAGTCAAATTATATTTCAGCCCGCGACAGATTAATCCCAAGATTAATTGAATCTTTAAGTGCCAAGGCTGATTTAATcatgatttaatttaaaatatagtgGGGAGCACAAATCGGGTTATAGTTGCTTcgatttttattgaaaatgttaGAAACCTTTCACAAGGCCCCCATTAATCTCCAATAATAAAGCAACAATGTACTACAACTTATGTATAAACAAATCTTTGTACATTGTCTAAtctttctaaaaaaaaaatgtgctcaaataaataatataaactaTTTTATCAGCGCTTGTTTCAAACTGATTTTGGATGACTATtccccaaaacaaaaattcgaatttatcaaaatacacacacaaacgtAAGGTCAGTTGGTCCCTCGACTTTATTGCGACTTATCCTAGGAGCTTAAGGTAAAAACTGCATGCTGGGAATAAAAGTCAATGCCTTGGAAGTGGGGCTTTTGGGATTCCCCAGATCTTTGGCGATTCCCTGCACGCGGGCCACCACGTCACTGCGCTGGATATCGCCCCGGTCCAGCATCCTTTTAAATAGAGTATACAATTGCCTGGCCGCCGAAACCTGTGACAAGGCATGCAGCTCCACCAGCAGATCCTCGGAATATCCCTCGTACTTGCTCAGACTCGACGCCTTGGCATCGCGCTTTAGCAGATCGTAAACCAGCAGGAAATCCACATAGGGCTTGGTGGGAGGAACCCTCTTTTTGCCTGCTATCGAGGCGGTGCTCCATCGATCCATAGCGGACTCAGAACCGAAAGCGGCCCGTCCGTAGTTATCGTCGTAGAGACGCAAAAAGTTATCCAGTGACTCCACATCGTTGGTAAAGTCGTAGCGCTCGCTTTGAATATCACGGATCAAAGACAAAGGCAGGTTATCGAAGTCGCCATCATCTTCGATTTCTGCAAATAGATCGTTGCCCTCAAGGGACTTTTCCGGCGGCGCAGTTGGTGCAAAAATTGCCGGACGGTGCGGCACAGTGGGTGGCGATGTGGGTCTCTCGGTAGTGGATGTTCTCTTCGGGGTCTCCCACCAACTTGGCGGTTGCCACCAGCCCATGCCACCAGATCCAGACGCACCTGCTGCAATCGGTCGCCTTGTGGTAGTGGTTCTCATCCTCGTGGGCAACGGTGTAGATGGCCGCGGATTTGCAGTGGTGGATACCACACCTTCATCATCCGCACTAAAAGCAGGCTCCACCGTTGTGCTGGATAGCGGCTCGTACTGCAGCAGATCAATATAGTATGCCAAGGCCTGCATGGAGGCGGGCAGATAGCTGGTCAGTAGGTTAGCCGGCGCCACTGGAGCCACTAGGTGACCCACTAGAAGCACCACCAGCATTGGACGAAGCGTTAGCCCACTGCGCATTTCTCGCTTTTCTTACTTTCTTCTGGCGGGAACGGTTTGCTCTGGGGGAATGGAGGCACTCAACTGAAGCGACTCTTCCCAGCAGCCAGCGAGCATCAGTAGTTGTCTCTGTATCTGTCTTTGTccccgtatctgtatctggttTCCAAAATGGGTGACAGCGGGTTCGGCTTTAGTTTATACTCTTTCAAAAGGTATTTCAATACgcagaaaatattaaaa is part of the Drosophila sechellia strain sech25 chromosome 3R, ASM438219v1, whole genome shotgun sequence genome and encodes:
- the LOC6614324 gene encoding uncharacterized protein LOC6614324 encodes the protein MRSGLTLRPMLVVLLVGHLVAPVAPANLLTSYLPASMQALAYYIDLLQYEPLSSTTVEPAFSADDEGVVSTTANPRPSTPLPTRMRTTTTRRPIAAGASGSGGMGWWQPPSWWETPKRTSTTERPTSPPTVPHRPAIFAPTAPPEKSLEGNDLFAEIEDDGDFDNLPLSLIRDIQSERYDFTNDVESLDNFLRLYDDNYGRAAFGSESAMDRWSTASIAGKKRVPPTKPYVDFLLVYDLLKRDAKASSLSKYEGYSEDLLVELHALSQVSAARQLYTLFKRMLDRGDIQRSDVVARVQGIAKDLGNPKSPTSKALTFIPSMQFLP